GACATCGAGCATCCCGAGCTGGTGAAACGCGCGCTGTTGGTGTTTCGCACCGCCGGCCGAGAAGGACTACGGGAAGTGGAGCTCCTGCGAGCATCCTCAGGTCCCTACGTGGCCGAGGTGCCGGCCGAGGACGTGGTCTGGCCGAGTCTGGCCTATGCCATCGAGCTCGAGCTGCTCTCGGGAAAACGCTCGGCGGCCTTCGCGTCGCGCAGCGAGCTTCACGAGGTTCAGGTTCCAGAGGACCTGATGGACATTCGGGAGCGTGCGCTCAGTCAGCGGCTGGGCGGACGGCGCTCGGTGTTCGCCGCGACCGGCGAGGTCGTATCGTTCGGCACGAGTCAGGCGCAGAAGCTCAACGCGCCCGGCACCGAGAGTGTCAACGACTACTACTATCGCGCGGAGGGCAGCTACACCTATCGGCCCCTGCGTGTGGTGACGGAGTTCGCCATTCGCATCGGGTTGGTCCGGGGAAAGTCGCCGGTGCCGAGCCGCGAGCTGTTACCCGATCAGAGCGAGTCCGAGCGCTACGACGTGGGTCTCAACTACGCCGCTCCGATGGTTCGTTTTCGGCTTCACGACCAGGTGCACCTGCAGACGGAGCTCTTGGGCAGCATGACGGAGGTGGGTTTCGCCGGCGGCGGCGGCGGTGCGCTGCTGCTCGGGGATCCCTACGGGACCAAGCTCACGCTCGGCTTCGAGTCCATCGGCACCTTTGGCAACCGCTTTTACAGTCGCATGGACGTGGTCGCGACCGAGCGCGTGACGGTGGCTCCGATGATCGAGATCACCAACATGCCCAGCGCGGACACCTACGGTGTGCGCTTGCTCGGGGAGGTCGCGCTGGACGCCGGTGGTGGGTTCTCGCTGGCGCTCCGCGGAGGTTACCAAGCCAGGCTCGCCACCAGCGGCGGACCGAGCGGCGGGGCGGCGGTGTCGTATGCGTTCTGAAGCCTTCAGCGTCAGCGTGAGAGACCCGAACCGTGTAGCGCGTCGACGCGCTGCATTGCGCCGCGCACGCCGTAGAGCGTGGAGTCGTCCGGCGGCAGGACGGGGCCGAGGGCGGTGCTCGCCAAGATCGCACACAGCGTGTGAAGCGCGAGCTCGGATGACTCCGGCTCGGGATGGATCACCCAGACCGTGGTGCAGCGTGTGCAGAGCTCGGCCATGCCTGCGGCGCGGCCCGCGATCTCTGCCCGCCGTGCGCGGGCGAGGTCGGTGTCGGTTCTGAGCCGCGCGAGCAGCGTGAATCTTCCGAGGATCCCCCGGTCCGGGCGGCTGAGCTCGAGTTTGACCTCGGTCTCCACTGCAGGTTCCCCGGGCTGGAAACCGCGCTCGGAGAGCACCTCGATGCTGGCGCCGAAATGCTGGCGTGCGTTCTTCACGATCCCAGCCAGGTCGACGCGAGGCTCGTCTCGCTGAGCGAAGACCACGAAGTGCACGTCGCCAGCTTAGCCCCAATCGTGGGGCGCGACGCTCGACTCTCTCCAGGCTCGTCCGGGCGTGCGGCTGCGGGGTGCGCTTGTGCGGGAACGGTCGCGCAATTCGAGTCGCTCACAACGTCGCCGATCCGCGCTAGGCTCGACCGCGTGGTGCAGGCCGGCGGGCGCATGAATCTGGAGCTGGAACCGACGACGAACGCTGTCGCCCGTTATCGTGCGGAGCTGTCCTCCGGCGCCGAGACCTGGATCGGAGCGGTCGAAGTGAGCGCCGCGGGTGAGGTGCAGTTCGAGGCGTGGACCCCGGCAGAACCGCCGACCTGGCTCCGAGATGCGACGCGCGCCATGGTCCGCACCGAGTGGCGCAACCGCACGGGCGAGAGCCCAACACACTGGCCACGGCGCATCACCCGCTGGCGCGCAAAACCCGCGAACGCGTAGCCGGTGCTACGCTCCGGCAGCGATGAACCCGGCAGGAATCATCACGCTGCTCACGGATTTCGGGACCAAGGATCCGTTCGTCGGTGTCATGCACGCAGTGATCTTGTCGCGCTTCCCGGCGGCGCGGGTCGTCGACCTGTCGCACGGTGTTGCGCCGCAAGCGGTGGAGGAAGCGGCGTTCTGGCTCGAGCGCTGCTTTCGTCGCTTCCCCGCCGGTACGATCCACGTTGCGGTGGTCGATCCGGGGGTGGGGACTTCGCGAGCCGCGCTCGTCGTCGAAGCGCTGGGGCACGGCTTCGTTGGGCCGGACAATGGGCTGCTCGGCGCAATTTCCGGGTTGCCCGCTGCCAGCGTGCGCGAGATCGATCTGGGGCAGGTCGGACTGCCGGAGCCGTCTCGGACGTTTCACGGTCGGGACGTGTTTGCGCCGGTTGCCGCCGAGCTTGCCGCGGGCAGGCTGAAGTTCTCCGACGTCGGACCTGCTCGAGTTGCGCGGACTCTCGCCGACGCTTCGCCACGAGCCGGCTCGGATGGAGTGACGGGTCGTGTCGTCAGCGTCGATCACTTCGGAAACTTGATCACCAACCTGGAGGCGACTGACCTGGCCCGCTTCTCACGCCCCGTGGTCCGCGTCGGCGTGCGCGAGGTCCCCGTGCTCGGGACCTACGCCGAAGTCTCGGAAGCTGAACCCGTGGCCGTCGTCAGCTCCTTCGATACGCTGGAGGTTTCGCTGCGCAACGGCCGTGCGGCGGATTTTTTCGGCGTCGGCCGTGGCGCAGAAGTAAGCCTGCGACAGGCGCGCTAGCGCGGGGGTTGGCCGCCGGAGATCGCCCCCCACCCAATTGCGAGTACGGTAGAGACGTCTCAAGCGGAGTGCCCCAACATGCGAGCTCGTCCTTCGATTTTGGTCCTGTCGTCGTTGTTCAGCGCGCAGCTGTTCGCCTGCGCCCCCGCCGTGGCCCAACCTGCCAAGGCCGCGCCAGCAAAGACCGCCGGGAAAAAGCCGGCGCCGGTCGCGGATCGATTGAAGGCGGGCCGCGAGGCGCTCGAAGCCAGCAAGTACGCTGACGCCGAGGCGCATTTTCGCGCCGCGCTCGGCGGTGGCAAACGCGCGGAGGCCGAGCTTGGCCTGGCGGAGACGCTGCTTTCGACGGGGCGATATGCCGACGCTGTGGCGGCCGCAGGTCGCGCTGGCAAAGGCAAGACCCTGAAGGCCGAAGCGGCCTGGGTCGAAGGCGAGGCGTTGCGCCGCCAGGGCAAGATCGCCGAGGCCGAGGCCGCGCTGCGCAAGGTGGAGAAAGATCCTGACGCGCGGCGCGCGCGACTGTTGCTCGGAGAGGTGCTGCTCGAACGCGGCGCGGAGCAGGACGCCGAAGCCGTGCTGATGACGATCATCAACGACTACAACGACGACAAGATCCCGAAGAGCGACGGTCCAGGTCTGTCGCTGGTCGGGCGTGCCGCCCACCTGCTGCGCTCTCCGCGGGACGCCAACGACGCCTTCAACGAGTCCGAGCGTGTGCTGAAGGGCGACGTTCAGACCTTGCTCTGGCGGGGTGAGCTGTTCCTCGAAAAGTACGATCCCGGTCACGCTGAAGAGGTGATCAAGGAGATCTTGGCCAAGGCCCCGGATCACCCGGAAGCGAACGCCACGATGGCGTTCGTGAAACTCGACCAAGCCTTCGATTTCGACGAGGCCGAACGTCTGGCGAAGAAGGCACTCGCGGTGAACCCGAAGCTGACCGGCCCCTACGTGGTGCTGGCGGGCATCGCGCTGCGCGACATGGAGCTGGCGGAGGCCGAGAAACAGGTCGCGGCAGGGCTGAAGAACAATCCTCGTGATCTGGACCTGCTCAGCATGCGCGCGGCAGAACGCTTCTTGGCCGATGACAGCCCGGGCTTCGAACAGGCCAAGAAGACCGTGCTCACGCTGAACCCGCGCTACACCCGCATGTTCCAGATCATCGGGGATTTCGCCGACTGGGAGCATCGATACGACGAGATCGTGAAGATGATGGAAGAGGCGGTGAAGATCGACCGACAGGACGCCAAGGCGCATGCGCAGCTCGGGCTGAACCTGATCCGCGCGGGTCGGGACGACGACGCGCTGAAGTCGCTGAAGACGGCCTTCGACAAGGATCCGTTCAACGTGCGTGTGTACAACACGCTGAACCTCTACGAGAAGGACATCCCGCAGAACTACGTCACGGTGAAGCACAAACAGTTCACCTTCCGCTACCACAAGGAAGAGAAGGACATTCTCGAACGCTACGTCCCGGGCATGATGGACACGGCCTGGCGCAAGTTCGTCAAGGCGTACGGCTTCACGCCCACCACGCCGGTCGGCGTCGAGCTGTACGCGGAGCGACAAAACTTCGCGATCCGCACCAGCGGCCTGCCTACCACGGCGATCCAGGGGGTTTGTTTCGGCAAAACGCTGGCGTCGATGAGCCCCAAAGAAGAGCATTTCAACCTGGGCATGACGCTGTGGCACGAGCTGGCGCACGTGTTTCACATCCAGCTCTCGAAGGCCCACGTGCCGCGTTGGTTCACCGAGGGGCTCGCGGAGTACGAGACCCTGTCGGAGCGCCAGGAGTGGAGTCGCGAGCACGATCCCGATCTCTTTCATGCGCTGCGCGACAACCGTCTGCCGCAGGTCGGCGCGATGACCAAGGCCTTCACGCGCGCCGAAGAGATGAACGACGTCGCCACCGCCTACTACGCCTCCAGCCAGATCATGGTCATGCTCGTGAAGCGTCACGGCATGGCGAAGATGGCGGACATGCTCAGGGCGTGGGGTGATGGGACGGCGACACCAGACGTCGTGCAGAAGGTGCTCGGCCAGAGCCCCGATGCGCTCGACAAGGAGTTCCGCAGCTGGGCGGAGCAGCGCCTCGTCCGTTACAAGACCCAGTTCGTTCCGATTTCGCGGACCGGCTCCTACGAAAAGGCCAAAGCCGAGGCGGAGAAGGCCGCGAAGGATCCGATGAAGCAGACGGTGTTCGCCCTGGCGGCGCTGAAGAGCGGCAAGAAGGACGAAGGTCTGGCTGCGCTCGCGGCGGCGCTCGCCATCGACCCGAAGTTCCCCGATGCCATCTGGATCAAGGCTCGGATGGCGCTCGGGAAGAAGGAGGTTCCCGCGGCGGAGAGCCTGCTCAAGAGCCTGGTCGACGGCAAGAACGATGGCTTTGCGGTGCAGATGGCGCTGGCTGACGTCGCGGAGGCAAGGGGTGACGCCGCCGGCATGAAACAGGCGTTCCAGAACGCCCACAGCCTGGACCCGATGGCGTCGGAGCCCATCCAGGCGTTGGTCGATCTCGCCAAGAAACAGGGCAAGGCGGACGAAGAGCTGGCGGGACTCAGCGAGCTCGCAAAGCTCGAAGAGCACGACGGCCGCGTGCACCGACGGCTGATGCGCGCGCTGCTCGACAAGAAGAAATACAAGGAGGCCAAGGCTGCCGGTGAAGCGGCCGTGTGGGTCGAGGTGAACGGCCTCGCGACCCACGCGCTCTTCGCCGAGGTGCTGGTCGCGAACAAGATGATTCCGCGCGCGGTCTACGAGCTCGAGAGCGCGGTCCTGTGTCCCGGTCGCCCGAAGGAGAAGGCGGACGCCCACGCACAGCTGGCGGAGACCTACTTGCTGGTGCCGAATCGCCCGGCCGCGCAGAAACACGCGGCCTTGGCCCGGAAGCTCGATCCGGAGAACGCCCGCCTGAAGAAGCTGAAGCTCTGAGTCAGCCGGGGCAGGACGCCGACAGACACGCCTTGACCTCGGGCCCGCAGAACTTCTGGGCGCACTGGATGATG
The genomic region above belongs to Myxococcales bacterium and contains:
- a CDS encoding SAM-dependent chlorinase/fluorinase, with product MNPAGIITLLTDFGTKDPFVGVMHAVILSRFPAARVVDLSHGVAPQAVEEAAFWLERCFRRFPAGTIHVAVVDPGVGTSRAALVVEALGHGFVGPDNGLLGAISGLPAASVREIDLGQVGLPEPSRTFHGRDVFAPVAAELAAGRLKFSDVGPARVARTLADASPRAGSDGVTGRVVSVDHFGNLITNLEATDLARFSRPVVRVGVREVPVLGTYAEVSEAEPVAVVSSFDTLEVSLRNGRAADFFGVGRGAEVSLRQAR
- a CDS encoding tetratricopeptide repeat protein produces the protein MRARPSILVLSSLFSAQLFACAPAVAQPAKAAPAKTAGKKPAPVADRLKAGREALEASKYADAEAHFRAALGGGKRAEAELGLAETLLSTGRYADAVAAAGRAGKGKTLKAEAAWVEGEALRRQGKIAEAEAALRKVEKDPDARRARLLLGEVLLERGAEQDAEAVLMTIINDYNDDKIPKSDGPGLSLVGRAAHLLRSPRDANDAFNESERVLKGDVQTLLWRGELFLEKYDPGHAEEVIKEILAKAPDHPEANATMAFVKLDQAFDFDEAERLAKKALAVNPKLTGPYVVLAGIALRDMELAEAEKQVAAGLKNNPRDLDLLSMRAAERFLADDSPGFEQAKKTVLTLNPRYTRMFQIIGDFADWEHRYDEIVKMMEEAVKIDRQDAKAHAQLGLNLIRAGRDDDALKSLKTAFDKDPFNVRVYNTLNLYEKDIPQNYVTVKHKQFTFRYHKEEKDILERYVPGMMDTAWRKFVKAYGFTPTTPVGVELYAERQNFAIRTSGLPTTAIQGVCFGKTLASMSPKEEHFNLGMTLWHELAHVFHIQLSKAHVPRWFTEGLAEYETLSERQEWSREHDPDLFHALRDNRLPQVGAMTKAFTRAEEMNDVATAYYASSQIMVMLVKRHGMAKMADMLRAWGDGTATPDVVQKVLGQSPDALDKEFRSWAEQRLVRYKTQFVPISRTGSYEKAKAEAEKAAKDPMKQTVFALAALKSGKKDEGLAALAAALAIDPKFPDAIWIKARMALGKKEVPAAESLLKSLVDGKNDGFAVQMALADVAEARGDAAGMKQAFQNAHSLDPMASEPIQALVDLAKKQGKADEELAGLSELAKLEEHDGRVHRRLMRALLDKKKYKEAKAAGEAAVWVEVNGLATHALFAEVLVANKMIPRAVYELESAVLCPGRPKEKADAHAQLAETYLLVPNRPAAQKHAALARKLDPENARLKKLKL